A segment of the Candida albicans SC5314 chromosome 2, complete sequence genome:
ACACAAACATACGAACAGTTGGCGTGTGTTGAGGCCACGTTATCTAATGGTAAAACTGTACAAACCAAGTATGCAGGTTGGCCAATTGCTGCTGTATCTGGTCTTGGGGTTATTACTTCAGGGGTAATTTCTATTATTGGATATTCTAATACAGCAGCACACATTGCTTCCAACTCAATGTCTCTATTTGTTTACTTCCAGTCTTTGGCTGTTACAGCGATGATGGCAGTGGCTAGAACTCCGCCATTAGCAGCTGCTTGGGCACAAAATTTTATGTGGTCATTGGGTGTTGTGAGAGTTGGTTTTGTTCAAGACATTGCAAATTGGTACCTCCAAGCAACTGGAGGGACACCAACtgatattttaaaatcaagGTATCTCTCAATTTCGGTTCAAAAATTTGTAaagaaatttatcaaaCGTTCAGCCATGGCAATAGCTGAGCACTCGCCCGAGTTTGTGACACATTTGACAAAACGAATCAATGTGCTGCTTGATACAGAATCTATCGGTGCTTTGGATTCCGATTTGTATACgacaaatgaaaaatcagGCGAATCGTCTGGGAAAATTTTGGTGTTGAGAGGAATTCAAAGAGTTGCCTActtatcaaatattgaaattacaGACATGTTTATGACAAGCATTCagtttcttttgttttttgttttcgtTGTGTTGGTTTGTCTCATGGCGTTTAAGGCAATTATTGAGATTTTGGTGCGAAgcaaaattatcaaagaAGGGAAATTTAAAGAGTACCGTCGACAATGGGCATCCATTATCAAAGGTACTAATTACCGTATATTGATGCTTGCCTTGCCACAAATTGGATTGTTTTGCATTTGGGAGTTCACTGTGAGAGATTCAGCGGggattgttgttgtagcAGTGTTTATGTTGGCAGTTACAGCGATATTGTTGCTTCAAGCAGCTGTCAGAGTTTGTTTGTTGGGTACGAAATCTGTCCGTGAATATAAAAACCCGGcatatttgttgtttggtGACAGAAAGTTTTTGAACAGGTTTGGATTTCTTTATTTCCAGTATCGTGCTGACAAGTACTGGTATATATTCGTGTCAACAACGTACATTTTTCTTAAATCGTTGATTGTTGCGGTGCTACAGAATCATGGTAAACCCCAGTCAGTTATTGTATGGGCAATTGAGCTAATTCACTTGGTGGTTTTAATATGGATCCGTCCCTTTATGGATAAAAGAACAAACgtttttaatattatcattagtaTAATGAATTTTATCAACGCATTGttttttatgtttttttcCGATGTTTTTGGACAACCTAGTGTGGTTTCCTCAATGATGGCCGTGGTTTATTTCATATTGAATGCAGTATTTGCtttattcttgttgttatttACTATTATCACCTGTATTCTTGCCTTGTTGCGTGATAATCCCGACTCACAATATCAACCAATGAGGGATGATCGAGTATCGTTTTTGAATCGTCAGGCATCCAGGTCTGATGTTATTGGTAAGAATAATCCACGTAATGGAAAAGACCTGGAATTGGCTGATCTAGGAAAAACTGCAATGATGGGTCATGAAAACAGAGCACGCGAAGGAGATACTGCCTATCAAGACTCTAATTCGTACGATGAGGATTCCTTGTATTTTAGACGGCGTGCTGAAAATGAGCAAGAAGGTTATTCTAATACATATGGACCACGGAATTAAGTTAGTGGGATATTTTTAATGACATGTTCAATCAAATAACAACGGTTGGGGGGACTATAATTCTACTGGAGAGACCCACAAGGGATTCATTCAACCTGGactataatttatttatttatttatttactACAAAGCCAATAATCACGATATTTTTTACAACGATTATGGTATACATACATTTGAATAGATTTGTACTTTTGTTAATTACATTTTTGAAGTTTGTTAGAACTCTTTCcataaatttattgttgtggCAATCTTATCAggtaaaaaaattattagatcATTCAATTAACTAATTGAATGCCGTTTTGATTGTTACGAACTAGCATAAATGTGTGGCATATTTCCTAACATATTCCCATGGCGTATTGGATGTTAATTATATCTGTCCATTTGAAAAGTGGGGCCATTTTTCATGCAATCTAGTActtgatgatttgatttgttgtaTTTGATCATGGAGTAATAATTTAAGTCTCAAAGTCGGAAGTAACTTATTTTTATACTTTTTCTGTTAGTTTTCAAGATGTAAATATTTACAGTAGCACAAATTTTACACTTACATGGTAAAGAAACATTTGTCTTAACCGTTAAAAGAACTTTAAAGTCAATATAAAACACAATCGAGCCAAATATACTTCTTTCTGCAAATCTGATGATATCCCCTTTTTCTATTCCAGGTGTAGAATATTGTttgagagaaaaaaaaatgaacaaaGCCGGATTAGAATCAGATCATGATTATTGCCGACTGTGGCTGCGAATTTCGCAATATAAATCAGATTTAGCAAAATacagaaaagaaaaacaaaaaacagaTTCGAGATAACACTAATCAAAGTGTGGATAATGATTGTATTACTAAATTCATCAGTTTATATAAACCCTTAATATTTCCCACAGTAtaaagtatttttttttctgggTATGGTCAGCTCACTATAATTAGAAATATAATTCCAAAAATGCCTTCTTTATCTGATTTGGATTATGAGAACCCTGTCAAGATTGCTTCGACTCAAATAGAAACTGTGGCTATCATCGGTGGTGGAGCATCTGGAGCAATTATTCTAGACACTTTGTTAAAAGAACCATCAaacatcaaaaaaatagttgtatttgaaagacaaaagaaattagGCGGTATTTGGCTCTTTAATAAAGACATTAGATCGACTCCTAATGATCTCATCAAATCGGGTAGTTATAATTTGGAGAATGATCCACAATTGCCTAATCCATTCCATAagcaacaagaaaaagctaagaaaattttattacCTAAAAACACACAAGAAAGGTTTATTGAAACCCCAAGTTATTATGGAATCACCACCAacatcattgaaaaaatgatGACATACAGTGACGTCAATAAATGGGATGTTGAAGGAGATGCAGAAACAAGGAAATATGTTGAAGGAAGCATTGTTCAAGACTATATTgagaaatattttgataaaaatttgaatgatCCTAGAACCGAATTGAGGTTAAATTCAACTGTTGAAGATGTTGAAAGGATTACACGTGATGATAACAGTAATGGAAGTGACAAAATACCATATCGATTCAAATTAACCGTTCGTAATCCTCAAGATGATGATCATGATGTATGGTATCAAGAAGAGTTTGATACCGTCGTGATAGCTACTGGTCATTACCATGTCCCTTTTATACCTCATGTTCCAGGTTTGAAAACGgttcaagaaaaatatcCCCTGAAGATACAACATGCTAAATTTTATAGAGACTCCTCATcttataaaaataaaactgttgttgttgttgggtCTCGTGCTTCAGGTGCGGACTTGACCAAATTCATTGCTAGAGAAGACGGCACTACAGTTTATCAATCTGTCAGAAATTTTGACAACACTAAGTTTGTCACTCAGAAAACCAATGTTGTTAAAAAGccacaaattgaaaagtttGAGTTTAGTGAAGGAAGTATTAAAATTGTCTTTGAAGACGGTACATTGTTGGAGAATCCAGATTATGTGATTTACTGTACTGGCTATTTGTTTTCATACCCATATTTGAATCGATTGACAAATAACCAGATCACAGAAGGTATAACTATTCCAAACTTGTACCAACATACATTCTTGATCAATGAACCATTAATTACAATAATTGGTGTTCCCATTGATGGTATTTCCTTCAGAGTGTTTGAGTATCAAGCTGTTTTGCTAGCAAGATATTTGACTGGAAAAATTAGTTTACCTCCAAGATCAAAGCAAAGTGAGTGGGTAAATAAGAGATATGAGGACAAAAAGAACACAAGAGCATATCACACCATAGGTGTATTGGATGCTTTTAATTATTccaatgatttgattaaattagGTGAAGTTCTGGATAAAGTAGAAGTGGGTagaaaatttccaattttgaGCTCTGACGATATTTTGCTTTACAAGGAGGCGGGGGaaaagttgaagaaattcTGGGATGAAAGATAGACTTTGTATTTGATAtgtatatttgaaaaatatgatttGTATTATGGTTTAACAATAGTATGAATGTATGAtgaagcaaaaaaaaattagcaTTGCCTGGTTTCGATCCAGGGACTTCGAGGTTATGAGCCTCGCACGCTTCCACTGCGTCACAATGCTTATTTGTTGGTAGAAAAAACTATTTACTTTTACACACCAATATATGCATAATTATGCAACTTCGTTGTTTTGTATTGGTGTGGTACATAGCTATGCCGTTGAGCAATTTCATAAAATTTGCACAACCATTCTGGATATTTTGGATTACTTTTGAGCCTTTCAACTGCTTAGGCGTTACTATGtaaatattaattttttataaGGACGTAAACTAGCAAATCTCTATTTGCACTCTCTACATCTGTGACCCCATAGAATCAACACTATTGTCAAAACAACTGTGATACCTGTTTAAtgtcaattgatttgtttgacTATTACAGAAGTATAAACTGGTAGCTGGTGGTGTTAATCAATGATTCAAGGTAAAAAATATCCAAAGAGTAGAagagacaaaaaaaagtaatacCAAACAGTAAACACATTTCGTGAgtcacttttttttctttactCAATTTAAAGGTTAACGTTAATATTTCATTCATCTGTTAAGCCAATATGAATGATACTGAAGATACTATATACATTCCGATTCCACACTATCCACCATTCAAGCTTCGATcatctttaattgataaagatCCCGTGATATGGGTGCATTTACTTGAAGCTTATATTCATCTTATGACAGTTTTACTTGACCCAGAGACCccaaaattaaatgttaaatcacaacaacaattgcaATTATTCTTGAAAATATTCTTATTTGAAACAtgtgaagaagaaaccaaaattttttctttgggTGCCATCAACCCTGATATTAAAAAGAATACCAGCATTTTAAATGCATACgttttccaattgattaaaaagTATAGTTTTGTCAAATTGAACTTAACTGGAGAAGCAATATGGAATTTCACAAAGATTCATGCCCCAAAAAACATCAGTACTGTAAGAGGATTAATTGATGGTACTTTTAAATCTGAGTTTAACGACAATAAAAAATCGGGGAATATATCTTCTATTTCACCAGTACAAAAACACTTGGACTTGATTGTAACTAATGGAAAATTTACTAAAACTGAAGATCTTGTGATATTATCTATGTTATTAGGACAAAACACTACTAGAACAAGCACATTTTCTATGGGATCCAACAAAAGTATCAACAAGAAGCGAAATCGATCATTGCCCTTTGCAGAAAATTTTGTCAATGTCCAATGGATAGAGTTATTAGAAAAGGGGTATGCCAACGGCAAAAGTGTCAATGCTGATATTATAAAAGATATTATGATTATATCTATCATTTCACTATCTGCAGAGAAATTGGCTACATTGACGATGAATTTGGGAATCACTTCAATTGCTGCATTTAATGTTTGTCCGTTGTTCAGTTCAATCATTATTTCTGAACCATATAAGGAATTGATTCccaatttggaaaaaaagTTACCATTTTTGAGAAACATAGATATCGATGATGATAACGGTTATGAAGACGATGATTTGGATGGTTACGAAGATAATATAGAAGGGATTTCAATACTAGTTGATTTGTGGCCCAATATGACAGAAAGAAAAGCCAAGATTATACTCAAGCAACATAATGGTGATGTAGAACACGTTACAAATCTATTATTAGAGAATCCTGAATTGATTGACAAGATTGAAATGCCGAAAAAGACCAACAACGGTACAGCTTCCACTAGCAATAATACTAAAACTTTTACTGGGTCGTATAAGATTTTTTCAGGGAAAAAGAAGGGAAGTCTaaacaataatacaaaGCTTAATGCGCCTAGTgctgatttgaaaaagaaaacattaGAATCTGCACTTAGATTGATGTATCAGagtgatgaagatgaaccTGACGATACTTATGatgatcaagaaaaaacaactGGTGTATAGTAATGTTATGATTGAGTATATTGTTAGTAAAATGGATTTGtatatttgtattattgATCCGTAAGGTAGGAAAGCTAAATATCTGCGCGTCTGAAAAACTGTCGTGGTAATTTAAGAATATTTGGTCGACGCAGAACGTCCGGATCCAAGCgaagaaaagagaaaggagacaaagcaaaaaaaaaaatcaaaatactCAAATTCCAATCAAActtcttcaacaaatatCACTTCTCTTTATCCAAATATTTTAGgatctctttctttcaattcaacttcaaatGATTACGgcaatatttatttatgaTTCTAAAGGTGACAT
Coding sequences within it:
- the FLC3 gene encoding Flc3p (Protein involved in heme uptake; putative FAD transporter, similar to S. cerevisiae Flc3p), whose amino-acid sequence is MIISKSSILVIWFTFLVSIVNGSRYIKSSSLLTCMENSQFTASFFDVIFYPGNNTVDFDVLAISTIDNRTVGVNVNVIAYGLNVLQRNISLCDISYTGSTGAQNDPLCPINNGHLDVHSSYTLGSSVTKDIPGIAYTIPDLDARVRAVIYDTQTYEQLACVEATLSNGKTVQTKYAGWPIAAVSGLGVITSGVISIIGYSNTAAHIASNSMSLFVYFQSLAVTAMMAVARTPPLAAAWAQNFMWSLGVVRVGFVQDIANWYLQATGGTPTDILKSRYLSISVQKFVKKFIKRSAMAIAEHSPEFVTHLTKRINVSLDTESIGALDSDLYTTNEKSGESSGKILVLRGIQRVAYLSNIEITDMFMTSIQFLLFFVFVVLVCLMAFKAIIEILVRSKIIKEGKFKEYRRQWASIIKGTNYRILMLALPQIGLFCIWEFTVRDSAGIVVVAVFMLAVTAILLLQAAVRVCLLGTKSVREYKNPAYLLFGDRKFLNRFGFLYFQYRADKYWYIFVSTTYIFLKSLIVAVLQNHGKPQSVIVWAIELIHLVVLIWIRPFMDKRTNVFNIIISIMNFINALFFMFFSDVFGQPSVVSSMMAVVYFILNAVFALFLLLFTIITCILALLRDNPDSQYQPMRDDRVSFLNRQASRSDVIGKNNPRNGKDSELADLGKTAMMGHENRAREGDTAYQDSNSYDEDSLYFRRRAENEQEGYSNTYGPRN
- a CDS encoding uncharacterized protein (Has domain(s) with predicted N,N-dimethylaniline monooxygenase activity, NADP binding, flavin adenine dinucleotide binding activity and role in oxidation-reduction process); this encodes MPSLSDLDYENPVKIASTQIETVAIIGGGASGAIILDTLLKEPSNIKKIVVFERQKKLGGIWLFNKDIRSTPNDLIKSGSYNLENDPQLPNPFHKQQEKAKKILLPKNTQERFIETPSYYGITTNIIEKMMTYSDVNKWDVEGDAETRKYVEGSIVQDYIEKYFDKNLNDPRTELRLNSTVEDVERITRDDNSNGSDKIPYRFKLTVRNPQDDDHDVWYQEEFDTVVIATGHYHVPFIPHVPGLKTVQEKYPSKIQHAKFYRDSSSYKNKTVVVVGSRASGADLTKFIAREDGTTVYQSVRNFDNTKFVTQKTNVVKKPQIEKFEFSEGSIKIVFEDGTLLENPDYVIYCTGYLFSYPYLNRLTNNQITEGITIPNLYQHTFLINEPLITIIGVPIDGISFRVFEYQAVLLARYLTGKISLPPRSKQSEWVNKRYEDKKNTRAYHTIGVLDAFNYSNDLIKLGEVSDKVEVGRKFPILSSDDILLYKEAGEKLKKFWDER
- a CDS encoding uncharacterized protein (Ortholog(s) have ubiquitin binding activity and cytoplasm localization) → MNDTEDTIYIPIPHYPPFKLRSSLIDKDPVIWVHLLEAYIHLMTVLLDPETPKLNVKSQQQLQLFLKIFLFETCEEETKIFSLGAINPDIKKNTSILNAYVFQLIKKYSFVKLNLTGEAIWNFTKIHAPKNISTVRGLIDGTFKSEFNDNKKSGNISSISPVQKHLDLIVTNGKFTKTEDLVILSMLLGQNTTRTSTFSMGSNKSINKKRNRSLPFAENFVNVQWIELLEKGYANGKSVNADIIKDIMIISIISLSAEKLATLTMNLGITSIAAFNVCPLFSSIIISEPYKELIPNLEKKLPFLRNIDIDDDNGYEDDDLDGYEDNIEGISILVDLWPNMTERKAKIILKQHNGDVEHVTNLLLENPELIDKIEMPKKTNNGTASTSNNTKTFTGSYKIFSGKKKGSLNNNTKLNAPSADLKKKTLESALRLMYQSDEDEPDDTYDDQEKTTGV
- a CDS encoding uncharacterized protein (Ortholog of Candida albicans WO-1 : CAWG_05881), producing MFLKNGNFFSKLGINSLYGSEIMIESNNGQTLNAAIEVIPKFIVNVANFSADSEMIDIIIISFIISALTLLPLAYPFSNNSIHWTLTKFSAKGNDRFRFLLILLLDPIENVLVLVVFCPNNIDNITRSSVLVNFPLVTIKSKCFCTGEIEDIFPDFLLSLNSDLKVPSINPLTVSMFFGA